The following proteins are encoded in a genomic region of Necator americanus strain Aroian chromosome II, whole genome shotgun sequence:
- a CDS encoding hypothetical protein (NECATOR_CHRII.G4696.T1): MRTRQWSHSSPPFRALYAPPTFACIKGAVLCLEIHSINMSPGKRQPERPREVDRVDHEQQHHFRAIPSAKREEGSWYGLEATGVLRLSGGGGVEPEVYTCRGRSQWLVRFCPF; this comes from the coding sequence ATGCGGACGCGACAATGGTCCCACAGCTCTCCTCCGTTTCGTGCGCTTTACGCTCCGCCCACTTTCGCCTGTATAAAAGGAGCCGTTCTGTGTCTCGAAATTCATTCCATCAACATGTCACCTGGCAAGCGGCAACCGGAACGGCCACGTGAAGTTGATAGGGTCGATCACGAACAACAGCACCACTTTCGAGCAATACCATCTGCTAAGAGGGAGGAGGGGAGCTGGTACGGGCTGGAGGCAACCGGCGTCCTGAGGCTGTCTGGCGGTGGCGGAGTGGAGCCGGAGGTTTATACTTGCCGAGGCCGTAGTCAGTGGCTGGTTAGGTTCTGCCCCTTTTAA
- a CDS encoding hypothetical protein (NECATOR_CHRII.G4695.T2), protein MNSAVVEVSAQFRVLGLLRYILDALESSCRKPFTAFPLDFWIRAKDIVLRVMNTIRNDGVAPKDPEQNDIAQFTEPPKKITFDDFLVRHLGNFGRYQFIQYILLCIPNLFVAMHVMSWTFVGLTSEVICDNSTIMENCTTTRYSAVDRWPVVEEQSWIKGVVQAFYYVGHMVGSIICGVMSDRVGRKRMFYLAIVIEVISGILLTVAPTWWLYAILKFGTGFTHPGLYAIAIVIGTELVGPNYRKIVAVGTATSIAIGEMILVGLAYLITDYRLLHAVIALPSLLLLVYWWLVPESMRWLVTKERYEEANAIMQKAARINRTSVPDKWWEQLEKKHKTKDISYGIVDLFRTRRLRIRTLVCFFAWPVNAMIYYGLTMKSDIAGGDLYINFTISAAIEIPAILLVYFFIDRVGRRAMVAGSFLIAGICLLLNWLIGDNVALVWGMLQIVITKGAATVAFIAIYTFTAELFPTVIRTTAVGCCSMIARFGAVISSFLALWLVEAQGRLSMVIPLAVLSLIAAVLMAVLLPETVNKPMPETISDVEATRI, encoded by the exons ATGAACAGTGCTGTTGTAGAAGTGAGCGCGCAGTTtcgtgttcttggtcttcttcgctacattctcgatgctcttgaaaGCTCAT GTAGAAAACCTTTCACTGCATTTCCTCTCGACTTCTGGATCCGTGCTAAAGATATTGTTTTGAG AGTAATGAATACCATTCGTAACGATGGCGTTGCACCAAAGGATCCTGAACAGAATGATATTGCCCAATTCACCGAACCACCAAAGAAAATCACTTTCGACGACTTTCTTGTACGACACCTCGGTAATTTTGGAAG ATATCAATTTATTCAGTATATTCTGCTGTGTATTCCGAATTTATTCGTCGCCATGCATGTGATGAGTTGGACTTTCGTGGGTCTTACATCAGAAGTGAT TTGCGACAACAGTACAATCATGGAAAATTGCACAACCACCAGATATTCGGCTGTTGACAGA TGGCCTGTTGTCGAAGAACAATCGTGGATCAAAGGGGTCGTACAGGCGTTCTATTATGTCGGTCATATGGTAGGTTCGATAATATGCGGAGTTATGAGCGATAG GGTTGGCAGGAAACGAATGTTTTACCTAGCGATTGTGATCGAAGTAATAAGTGGTATATTGTTGACAGTGGCTCCAACGTGGTGGCTATATGCAATCCTAAA GTTCGGCACCGGCTTCACACATCCAGGACTTTACGCGATAGCTATTGTGATAGGGACTGAACTTGTTGGACCAAATTACAGGAAGATTGTTGCAGTTGGGACTGCGACTTCCATAGCTATAGGAGAG ATGATTCTGGTGGGGTTGGCCTACCTCATAACTGACTATCGACTTCTACATGCAGTGATAGCACTACCATCCCTTCTCTTGCTTGTTTACTGGTG GTTGGTGCCGGAAAGTATGCGATGGCTTGTGACTAAGGAGCGATACGAAGAAGCAAATGCTATAATGCAAAAGGCTGCAAGAATAAACAGAACAAGTGTGCCGGACAAGTG gTGGGAGCAGcttgaaaagaaacacaaaactaAGGACATTTCTTATGGCATTGTAGACCTTTTCCGTACACGAAGACTACGTATAAGAACACTAGTCTGCTTCTTTGCATG GCCCGTCAATGCGATGATATATTATGGATTGACGATGAAGAGTGATATCGCCGGTGGCGATCTATACATTAACTTCACTATTAGCGCAGCTATAGAGATTCCTGCTATTCTACTTGTCTATTTCTTCATCGACCGTGTTGGACGACGAGCCATGGTCGCAGGCAGTTTCTTAATTGCCGGAATTTGCCTCCTTCTCAACTGGCTTATTGGTGACAATG TAGCGCTGGTTTGGGGAATGCTACAAATAGTTATTACTAAAGGAGCAGCTACGGTAGCTTTCATTGCTATTTACACATTCACTGCTGAACTATTTCCAACAGTCATACGGACTACAGCTGTGGGATGTTGTTCAATGATAGCACGCTTTGGAGCTGTAATATCGTCGTTTTTGGCATTGTGGCTG GTTGAAGCTCAAGGGAGACTCTCCATGGTGATTCCACTAGCGGTATTGTCATTAATTGCGGCTGTTCTAATGGCGGTGCTTTTACCAGAAACTGTGAACAAACCTATGCCGGAGACCATCTCTGATGTGGAAGCAACGAGGATCTAA
- a CDS encoding hypothetical protein (NECATOR_CHRII.G4695.T1): MNTIRNDGVAPKDPEQNDIAQFTEPPKKITFDDFLVRHLGNFGRYQFIQYILLCIPNLFVAMHVMSWTFVGLTSEVICDNSTIMENCTTTRYSAVDRWPVVEEQSWIKGVVQAFYYVGHMVGSIICGVMSDRVGRKRMFYLAIVIEVISGILLTVAPTWWLYAILKFGTGFTHPGLYAIAIVIGTELVGPNYRKIVAVGTATSIAIGEMILVGLAYLITDYRLLHAVIALPSLLLLVYWWLVPESMRWLVTKERYEEANAIMQKAARINRTSVPDKWWEQLEKKHKTKDISYGIVDLFRTRRLRIRTLVCFFAWPVNAMIYYGLTMKSDIAGGDLYINFTISAAIEIPAILLVYFFIDRVGRRAMVAGSFLIAGICLLLNWLIGDNVALVWGMLQIVITKGAATVAFIAIYTFTAELFPTVIRTTAVGCCSMIARFGAVISSFLALWLVEAQGRLSMVIPLAVLSLIAAVLMAVLLPETVNKPMPETISDVEATRI; the protein is encoded by the exons ATGAATACCATTCGTAACGATGGCGTTGCACCAAAGGATCCTGAACAGAATGATATTGCCCAATTCACCGAACCACCAAAGAAAATCACTTTCGACGACTTTCTTGTACGACACCTCGGTAATTTTGGAAG ATATCAATTTATTCAGTATATTCTGCTGTGTATTCCGAATTTATTCGTCGCCATGCATGTGATGAGTTGGACTTTCGTGGGTCTTACATCAGAAGTGAT TTGCGACAACAGTACAATCATGGAAAATTGCACAACCACCAGATATTCGGCTGTTGACAGA TGGCCTGTTGTCGAAGAACAATCGTGGATCAAAGGGGTCGTACAGGCGTTCTATTATGTCGGTCATATGGTAGGTTCGATAATATGCGGAGTTATGAGCGATAG GGTTGGCAGGAAACGAATGTTTTACCTAGCGATTGTGATCGAAGTAATAAGTGGTATATTGTTGACAGTGGCTCCAACGTGGTGGCTATATGCAATCCTAAA GTTCGGCACCGGCTTCACACATCCAGGACTTTACGCGATAGCTATTGTGATAGGGACTGAACTTGTTGGACCAAATTACAGGAAGATTGTTGCAGTTGGGACTGCGACTTCCATAGCTATAGGAGAG ATGATTCTGGTGGGGTTGGCCTACCTCATAACTGACTATCGACTTCTACATGCAGTGATAGCACTACCATCCCTTCTCTTGCTTGTTTACTGGTG GTTGGTGCCGGAAAGTATGCGATGGCTTGTGACTAAGGAGCGATACGAAGAAGCAAATGCTATAATGCAAAAGGCTGCAAGAATAAACAGAACAAGTGTGCCGGACAAGTG gTGGGAGCAGcttgaaaagaaacacaaaactaAGGACATTTCTTATGGCATTGTAGACCTTTTCCGTACACGAAGACTACGTATAAGAACACTAGTCTGCTTCTTTGCATG GCCCGTCAATGCGATGATATATTATGGATTGACGATGAAGAGTGATATCGCCGGTGGCGATCTATACATTAACTTCACTATTAGCGCAGCTATAGAGATTCCTGCTATTCTACTTGTCTATTTCTTCATCGACCGTGTTGGACGACGAGCCATGGTCGCAGGCAGTTTCTTAATTGCCGGAATTTGCCTCCTTCTCAACTGGCTTATTGGTGACAATG TAGCGCTGGTTTGGGGAATGCTACAAATAGTTATTACTAAAGGAGCAGCTACGGTAGCTTTCATTGCTATTTACACATTCACTGCTGAACTATTTCCAACAGTCATACGGACTACAGCTGTGGGATGTTGTTCAATGATAGCACGCTTTGGAGCTGTAATATCGTCGTTTTTGGCATTGTGGCTG GTTGAAGCTCAAGGGAGACTCTCCATGGTGATTCCACTAGCGGTATTGTCATTAATTGCGGCTGTTCTAATGGCGGTGCTTTTACCAGAAACTGTGAACAAACCTATGCCGGAGACCATCTCTGATGTGGAAGCAACGAGGATCTAA